ACTACTTCTGTAAAGCGTTCCAGGTTGTGATAACCAAAAAAGGAGTTAATGTAATCCCAGCCATTGCGCCAAATTACTAAAGCATACCAGGGCACTGATAAGCCGAAAATTATCAGCATACCTACGAGGAGGCGCATTTCCCGCAATACTTCTCGAAACCTTCCTACATAAAGCAAAAATGCCCCAATAATTATCCCAGGCAAGACAATTCCCACTGGGCCTTTAGTCAAAATTGCACCTGAAATTAGCACATAAAAAGCTAAGTACCACTTATTAGGGAATAGGGCATGAGGCATTGGGGATTGAGCATTAGGAATTGGGGATGGATTTATTCTCCTTGTCCCCTCATCTTCCCCTGCTCCCCCTGCTCCCCCTGCCCCCTGCTCCCTGCCCCCTGCCCCCTGCTCCCTGCTCTCTTCCTTCCCTGCGTAACCTAGAAAGAAACATAACAAAGCTGATGCCATACATCCGGTGAGCAGCATATCAGAGACACCCGTTCTTGCCCAAATAATAGTTTCGGGATTGAGTGCCATCAGCGCTGCGGCTGTAAAAGATGTTAAGTAGCGGCGAATAGGACGTGAAACTTGCTCTAATTCATCTTGTTTAGCCAAATACCAGTGTACGGTGTAAAAAGCTAAACAAATTAAGCCGAATGCGGCGATCGCAGAAGGAAGGCGTACTGCCCACTCATTCACCCCAATAATTGCATAAGCGATCGCTTGACACCAGTAAATTAAAGCAGGTTTATCGAAACGAGTGTCACCATTGAAAAATGGGGTAATCCAATCACCTGTAACGAACATCTGACGGGAAGCTTCGGCAAACAACGGCTCTGTCTCATCAATCAAGCCAATGTTGCCCAAATTCCACCCAAAAGCTATCCAGCCAATCGCCACTAACCACAAAATCGACGCAGTTACACTCAGGGCTGGATTATTTGCTATTTTGTTGAACCACCGATCAACAGTGTGCTTAACACTCAATTTCATGCTCATTAGTCAATAGTCAACAATCACTACTCAATAGTCGTTAGTTATCTATCTTTTGTTCTTCGAAGTTTTCAATTCAATAATTTTTCTCCACTCAGTACTCTACCAACTCTAAGGTAAGCATCACCTACAATGTCAAAATAAAGTCAAAATTTTATTTTGAGCAAACGCTAAACAATGCCCACCCGACAAAAATCGCTTTCAAAGTCAGCATGGGCTAAACCCTAGCTATCCGCTAATAAGTAAGTCGGCGCAAATAAATTAAAGTTCGTAGTTGGGACTAAAGTCCTGATAATCCCTGTTTTGAGCGATTCATCGCTCACTACGAACTAGTACAGTGCGGCGGAAATAAACCACCTATTCCAAATCAATGAAACCCTCATGCTGTATTCATTTTTAATTTTTAATTTTTAATTCCGCCCTGCGGTACTAGGATCTTATTTTATGTTTAATTATGCCTACCTACTTAGTACTTCTAACTATGGACTCAGCACTAGTTGCCATTCTTGATTTTGGGAATTCCATTTAGGTAATTGAGTTTCACCAACAACATAGGGGCCCCAGTAACGACGGGAGCCATCTTGTGCAAAAGCAACTAAAATGTCTCCCTTCTCCAGTTTTAAATTATTCTGAGGTAGGGATAAAATCAGTCCCTTCTCACTACCTTCTTGAGGAGCAAAATCCCAATGTGCTGGTACATCATAGTGAGTCTGTTTAGTACTAGAGCCTTTTGTTACCGACTGTCGCGCCAGTAAAGCTAACCGCACAGGCTGATTTGTTTGATTGCTCATCCGCAAAGTGCCTTGATATTTGACTTTGCTTGCTGATTTATCTCGCTCTGCCAAGACAGGAGAAGTGTTATCTTTAATACTATGTTCTACTTGATTGCTTGGAGTAGATAGATTAGTAGAAGTACTTTTTTCAGATGGAACAGCTTTAGAGGATGTTGTTTCCCACCCTTGAGTTTCAGTTGGCAGTTGTGAAGATGTATCTGGGTTTGTGGAATCAAAGGATACACTCACTCCTAAGCATCCCACCAAAGCAACAAGCAGTCCCAAGCAACAAGCTGTAACACCGACGTTACGATATACTGAAGATTTCATATTGATAGTTATTAGAAATAAATATTTTGTCTAGGCTTGACCAAATAGTAGCCTATTATCACAAAAGCTAATCATAGAAAGTAGCCTAATATATACTTTCCTAAAATTAAGGAACCGAATGTATTATAAATATCATTTTGATGAGAAAATATTTGTAGGTAATTATTTCTTTTATATTTGACAAACAAGGGGTACAGACACCCATTGTTTTGTGTATTAACCGTAGGCTTGGATAAAAACAAGAAAATTTGATACAGATCCAGCCAATTCATTTGCATGAAAAGCAAAAATTTTCTGAAACTGCTAGCGGCTTCAACAAGGCCTTATTCGCCAAACCTTAGATAAATCTAAGATGTATATTTCATCTTGCGTTACAATAAGCACCCTTTGAAGGGATTTTAGTTCCTGAAAGATGATCGGATGTGCAAATTTGAATTCCGCTGGAGTTCCGGCATATATCTATAATATTAACAAATAAGCTTCGGCTAAAACCTAATATCCTCTTTGAATATAGAAATATTTGAAGATATCTTGACTTTCACCCAGAAGTCTATGTGATGCAAAATACTCGTCTCAATAACTTATTGGATGCCATTGCTACACGCTTGGGTCAATGGTTTTTAAATCCTTGGCGGCGGCTATCGTTGCTGATAATTAGTTTTCTGTTCGGTTTTTTTCTAGGAAATGCAGTTTCCACAACAGCCGGTCAACGGGCAGAATTAGACATTGTAGTAGCTGGGTTTTTAGTAGTATTGACGGAAATTGCTAGTAGGATATTTTACAGTCAGAGCTTTTTCGTTAAGCGATCGCTCTTGGTAGACTCACTAAATCTTCTTAAAATTGGTTTCACTTACAGCCTATTTCTCGAAGCCTTTAAGCTGGGATCGTGAGAAGAGGCAGGGGGCAGGGAGCAGGGGGAAATTATGAGTTGGTGGCTGGGTGAAATTTTAGCAACGGATGCGATGGGGGAAACTTGGCAGCAGCAAGCTAGAGTTGCTGCACTAGCAGATAGGTTAAGGGCTAAAGCTTTTGGGATTACGCCGGAAAATGTCGATGAAGCGATCGCTTTTCGAGCGCATTTACTAAAATCCGTCTTCCCAGCTTTTAACGAATTCTGCCAAACTACGCTGCACATCGAACCCAAGGAAATGTTACAAGTTTTGTGGGACTTGTGGCTGCCTTTGGGGATCAAACTAGCATCGCAGCGCCAAAAGTTGGAACGCCCTTTGATTCAGGGAATCTTGGGAGGACAAGGCACTGGTAAAACTACAATGTCTAAGATTCTCAGCTTGATTCTGAATCAGTTGGGATACCGGACTGTGAGCTTGTCTTTGGATGACTTATATAAAACTTACAGCGATCGCTTGGTTTTAACACAACAAGATCCCCGCTTAATTTGGCGTGGCCCACCAGGAACCCACGATGTAGATTTAGGCTTAGATGTACTAGAGCAAATCCGCCAGTCGCAAAGTCCAGTTATGATTCCCCGTTTTGATAAATCTGCACACAGAGGCGCTGGCGATCGCACTACTCCAGAGATGGTAACAGATGTAGATATTGTAATATTTGAAGGTTGGTTTGTGGGTGTCCGACCAATTAACGCAGATGTATTTGATACTGCACCGCCGCCAATTATCACAGACGAGGATAGAGCATTTGCCCGTGATATGAATCGTCGCCTCCACGATTATTTACCACTGTGGGAACGATTAGACAGCTTACTTGTGCTGTATCCAACCGATTATCGCTGTTCTTTAGAGTGGCGCAAACAGGCGGAACAGCAGATGATTGCTGTGGGGAAATCGGGGATGAGCAATGCAGAGATAGAGCAATTTGTCAATTATTTTTGGCGATCGCTTCACCCGGAATTATTTATCAAGCCGTTGGTAAAAGATGCAACAGTGGTTGACTTGGTGATTGAGATCCATGCCGATCATAGCTTTGGGGAAGTTTATTGCGATCGCACTTAGGGCGTTACTTCTCAAGCAAATCAGGTAAAAACACTATAATTTGCTTAAAGCGTGATTTATCCTACTCCTTAGACCAAAAATGCCAGAGGTATAGTTAAAGCTTTTCTTTTCTTACTCTCACAAAGACGAAGCTCTGCGGGATGAACTAGCTAAACACCTGGCCATATTAGAATGGCAAAGTGTGATTTCAAGCTGGTGCGATCGCAGGATACTACCTGGAGAGGAGTGGGATTACCAAATTAATGATAATTTAAACACCGCCGACATTATTCTGTTGCTAGGCATAAATTCTCTTTTAAAGCTGACAAATTGCTTTTAAAACTTGTAGCAAATGACTTGAACGCTCTCTTTCCATTAAATTTAATTCTGGTAACAGATAATAAATAGGGGGATTTCCTTGTTCGATATAGACAAACTGATAACTTCTACCATTAGTCGTTAATCCCCAAACTGATTTTTGATTATCTAAATTTTTATAAGCATAGGTCAGTAGCTGAGGTAAACCTGTTGATATATCAATCTGACTATTTTTAGATTCAATTAACAGTACCCAAAAATATGTTTGAGGTTTTGTATGTTTAGCTTTACTAATAGCTAAAATATCAAATCTTCCTTTAATTTTGATATCTTCATCTTCAACTTCAATATTAGCAATATTCTCTTCCAAAACAATCTCGATAGGATAGCGATAAAAACCAGCTAACCTTAGTAAAGGCGCAACTCCAAGAAACTTAACTTGACCTTCAGAAACTTTACCTGCTGTCAGATATCTATCAAAATCATGCTGAATTTGTTTGAGTTCCTGTTGTTCTGCTTCAGTGAGAGGTTCCAGAGATAAGTAGTTAGAAAACGAGTCATTGTACTGTTTTTGAAAGCCAAACAGACGATGAACTTCTTCTAAGGATAAATTACGAGCGTTGAGAATTGTCATATATTTTTCCTTGATTAAGGTGCAACTCAATCCAAACGACTTATAGCAGTCCTAAATCATTTGTGAAAATTATATATCTCCTTCTTCTTTCTTCCCTTTGCGTACTTTGCGTACTTGGCGGTTCGTTTCCTTCTCTATATTTTTCATAAATCAAATAGGACTGCTATATATAAAACCTATTTTAACCCTTGGTTGAGTGACCAAATTCGTTAAGCTACAACGAAAAATATTTATCAGTTAATCAAATATTAATCCTCAAGAAACTCCTCTTTAACTTCTTAACTCTGTGTTCTCTGTGCCTCTGTGGTTAAATAAAAAGCTTTTAAACCGCAGAGGCGCGGAGGACGCAGAGAGAAAAAGAGATTCTAGAAGTATATTAGCCCAGCCTTTTTTTAACTTCCTCAGCCAAATCTACCAGTAACACTTCTACTTGCTCACCTGTTTTCAAATCTTTCAGCGAAGACTTTTGCGCTGCTGCT
This Nostoc sp. KVJ3 DNA region includes the following protein-coding sequences:
- a CDS encoding restriction endonuclease subunit R, which codes for MTILNARNLSLEEVHRLFGFQKQYNDSFSNYLSLEPLTEAEQQELKQIQHDFDRYLTAGKVSEGQVKFLGVAPLLRLAGFYRYPIEIVLEENIANIEVEDEDIKIKGRFDILAISKAKHTKPQTYFWVLLIESKNSQIDISTGLPQLLTYAYKNLDNQKSVWGLTTNGRSYQFVYIEQGNPPIYYLLPELNLMERERSSHLLQVLKAICQL
- a CDS encoding DUF565 domain-containing protein, giving the protein MQNTRLNNLLDAIATRLGQWFLNPWRRLSLLIISFLFGFFLGNAVSTTAGQRAELDIVVAGFLVVLTEIASRIFYSQSFFVKRSLLVDSLNLLKIGFTYSLFLEAFKLGS
- a CDS encoding ArnT family glycosyltransferase, with the protein product MSMKLSVKHTVDRWFNKIANNPALSVTASILWLVAIGWIAFGWNLGNIGLIDETEPLFAEASRQMFVTGDWITPFFNGDTRFDKPALIYWCQAIAYAIIGVNEWAVRLPSAIAAFGLICLAFYTVHWYLAKQDELEQVSRPIRRYLTSFTAAALMALNPETIIWARTGVSDMLLTGCMASALLCFFLGYAGKEESREQGAGGREQGAGGAGGAGEDEGTRRINPSPIPNAQSPMPHALFPNKWYLAFYVLISGAILTKGPVGIVLPGIIIGAFLLYVGRFREVLREMRLLVGMLIIFGLSVPWYALVIWRNGWDYINSFFGYHNLERFTEVVNGHSAPWYFYFIIVLLGFAPCSVYIPVAIIRLKFWQRSHLRSLERFQQFGLFAWFWFASIFGFFCIAVTKLPSYVLPLMPAAAILVALLWSDFFHDTEDRQTIPVFSSPTFLRMSGWLNVVFLSVLATALFNLTHILGSDPAISNFHELLQKSGLPVIGGVIWLVCAVLVAGFLLSRRWNYVIGINLLGLVAFIIFVLTPASFFIDRERQLPLRELSAVILEAKQPNEELIMLGFKKPSVVFYSHIHVNYLGFPQEAIEHIKNQAAKGLKPPSVLLLAEQKRFLQMELQPDDYKSLSTKGAYNLVRIPFKKKKNEKIDIS
- a CDS encoding glycerate kinase is translated as MSWWLGEILATDAMGETWQQQARVAALADRLRAKAFGITPENVDEAIAFRAHLLKSVFPAFNEFCQTTLHIEPKEMLQVLWDLWLPLGIKLASQRQKLERPLIQGILGGQGTGKTTMSKILSLILNQLGYRTVSLSLDDLYKTYSDRLVLTQQDPRLIWRGPPGTHDVDLGLDVLEQIRQSQSPVMIPRFDKSAHRGAGDRTTPEMVTDVDIVIFEGWFVGVRPINADVFDTAPPPIITDEDRAFARDMNRRLHDYLPLWERLDSLLVLYPTDYRCSLEWRKQAEQQMIAVGKSGMSNAEIEQFVNYFWRSLHPELFIKPLVKDATVVDLVIEIHADHSFGEVYCDRT